The Lonsdalea populi genome window below encodes:
- the mtnN gene encoding 5'-methylthioadenosine/S-adenosylhomocysteine nucleosidase has translation MKVGIIGAMEQEVILLRDQIQHRQTVQRAGCEIYTGQLHGVDVALLKSGIGKVAAALGTTLLLEHCRPDVVINTGSAGGLASSLKVGDIVVSSEVRYHDADVTAFGYEAGQMAGCPAAFVADENLIVQAEQAIAKLSLNAVRGLVVSGDAFINGAEPLARIRNTFPQAVAVEMEATAIGHVCHQFGVPFVVVRAISDVADQESHLSFDEFLSVAARQSTLMVEALVQSLGQQG, from the coding sequence ATGAAAGTTGGCATCATCGGCGCAATGGAACAAGAAGTTATCCTGCTGCGGGATCAGATCCAGCACCGTCAGACCGTTCAGCGCGCTGGCTGTGAAATTTATACCGGACAGCTGCACGGCGTGGACGTGGCGCTGCTGAAGTCCGGCATCGGTAAAGTCGCGGCGGCGCTGGGGACGACGCTGCTGCTGGAACACTGCCGTCCAGACGTGGTGATCAACACCGGTTCGGCCGGCGGTCTGGCCTCCAGCCTCAAAGTAGGCGATATCGTGGTGTCCAGCGAAGTCCGCTACCACGACGCCGACGTCACCGCCTTCGGTTATGAAGCGGGTCAGATGGCGGGCTGCCCGGCCGCTTTTGTCGCGGACGAAAACCTGATCGTTCAGGCTGAGCAGGCTATCGCCAAGCTGTCGCTGAATGCGGTACGCGGTCTGGTCGTCAGCGGCGATGCCTTTATCAACGGCGCGGAACCTCTGGCCCGCATCCGTAATACCTTCCCGCAGGCTGTCGCCGTAGAAATGGAAGCGACGGCTATCGGCCACGTCTGCCACCAGTTCGGCGTGCCTTTCGTCGTCGTCCGCGCCATTTCCGACGTGGCGGATCAAGAGTCTCACCTGAGCTTCGATGAATTCCTGAGCGTGGCGGCCAGGCAGTCCACGCTGATGGTGGAAGCCCTCGTGCAGTCGCTGGGCCAACAGGGCTGA
- the erpA gene encoding iron-sulfur cluster insertion protein ErpA: protein MSDVTALPLQFTDAAANKVKFLIADEENPDLKLRVYITGGGCSGFQYGFTFDDKVNEGDMMIEKQGVSLVVDPMSLQYLVGGSVDYTEGLEGSRFVVSNPNAKTTCGCGSSFSI from the coding sequence ATGAGCGACGTAACAGCACTGCCGCTGCAATTCACCGATGCCGCAGCCAACAAGGTGAAATTCCTGATTGCTGACGAAGAAAATCCCGATCTGAAACTGCGGGTGTACATCACCGGCGGCGGCTGCAGCGGTTTCCAGTATGGCTTTACGTTTGACGACAAGGTCAACGAGGGCGATATGATGATTGAAAAGCAGGGCGTGTCGCTGGTCGTGGATCCAATGAGCCTGCAATATCTTGTCGGCGGTTCGGTGGACTACACCGAAGGGCTGGAAGGCTCGCGCTTCGTGGTCTCCAACCCGAATGCCAAAACCACCTGCGGCTGCGGCTCGTCCTTTAGCATCTGA
- the hemL gene encoding glutamate-1-semialdehyde 2,1-aminomutase gives MNKSESLYAAAQQVIPGGVNSPVRAFNGVGGTPLFIERAEGAYIYDADGKAYIDYVGSWGPMVLGHNHPAIRDAVIAAAERGLSFGAPTEMEVTMANLVTSLMKGMDMVRMVNSGTEATMSAIRLARGFTGRDKIIKFEGCYHGHADCLLVKAGSGALTLGQPNSPGVPADFARHTLTCTYNDLASVRAAFEQYPADIAAIIVEPVAGNMNCIPPLPAFLPGLRALCDEFSALLIIDEVMTGFRVALGGAQAFYGVQPDLTCLGKIIGGGMPVGAFGGRRDVMEALAPTGPVYQAGTLSGNPIAMAAGVACLTEVAKPDVHPRLTALTDRLAEGLLDAARAENVPLVINRAGGMFGLFFTDDETVTSYQDVLKCDVERFKRFFHLMLNEGVYLAPSAFEAGFMSTAHSEQDIERTVAAARTCFSQL, from the coding sequence ATGAATAAATCTGAAAGTCTATACGCGGCGGCGCAGCAGGTCATACCGGGCGGCGTAAACTCGCCGGTACGGGCATTTAACGGCGTCGGCGGCACGCCGCTGTTTATCGAACGCGCCGAGGGCGCCTACATCTATGATGCGGACGGCAAAGCGTATATCGACTATGTCGGTTCCTGGGGACCGATGGTGCTGGGTCACAACCATCCGGCTATTCGCGATGCGGTGATCGCCGCCGCAGAGCGCGGACTGAGCTTCGGCGCGCCCACCGAAATGGAAGTCACGATGGCGAATCTCGTGACCTCGCTGATGAAAGGCATGGACATGGTGCGCATGGTCAACTCCGGAACGGAAGCCACCATGAGCGCCATTCGTCTGGCCCGGGGTTTCACCGGCCGCGATAAAATCATCAAGTTCGAGGGCTGTTACCACGGCCACGCGGACTGTCTGCTGGTCAAAGCCGGCTCCGGCGCACTGACGCTGGGACAGCCGAATTCTCCCGGCGTCCCCGCCGATTTCGCCCGCCATACCCTGACCTGTACTTATAACGATCTGGCCTCTGTGCGCGCCGCCTTCGAACAGTATCCCGCAGACATCGCCGCCATCATTGTTGAACCGGTTGCAGGCAATATGAACTGCATTCCGCCGCTGCCGGCGTTCCTCCCGGGACTGCGCGCATTGTGCGACGAATTTAGCGCGCTGCTGATCATCGACGAAGTGATGACCGGCTTCCGCGTCGCGCTGGGCGGCGCGCAGGCCTTCTACGGCGTACAGCCGGACCTAACCTGCCTGGGTAAAATCATCGGCGGGGGCATGCCCGTCGGCGCATTCGGCGGTCGCCGCGACGTGATGGAAGCGCTGGCGCCGACCGGTCCGGTCTATCAGGCGGGTACGCTGTCCGGCAACCCGATCGCCATGGCCGCGGGCGTCGCCTGCCTGACCGAAGTCGCCAAACCGGACGTCCACCCACGGTTAACCGCGCTGACGGACCGGCTGGCGGAAGGGCTGCTGGACGCGGCTCGGGCAGAAAATGTGCCGCTGGTCATCAACCGCGCCGGGGGGATGTTCGGTCTGTTCTTTACCGACGATGAAACGGTCACGAGCTATCAGGATGTGCTGAAGTGCGATGTGGAACGCTTCAAGCGCTTCTTCCACCTGATGCTGAATGAGGGCGTCTATCTCGCGCCGTCCGCGTTCGAGGCCGGCTTCATGTCAACGGCGCACAGCGAACAGGATATCGAGCGCACCGTGGCCGCTGCACGCACGTGCTTCTCACAGCTGTAA
- the fhuB gene encoding Fe(3+)-hydroxamate ABC transporter permease FhuB, translated as MISTSSRRITVLAVGTLTLLVLAITLSQLNRQLPFALWRQGIADPSQDDIRQMLFHYSQLPRLVLSLLIGAGLGLVGVLFQQVLRNPLAEPATLGVASGAQLGITVATLWALPGGAMTSQLAAMFGALLVGALVFGVAWGRRLSPVTLILAGLVLSLYCGAVNHLLALLHFDQLTNLFLWSSGSLNQQDWRNVSFVLPRLILGFIAAGLLVRPLTLLGLDDGVAHNLGLGLGLARFGTLTLAIFLSAQWVNAAGIIGFVGLFAPLLAKILGARRLGQRLWLAPLLGALLLCLTDRLTLWLTDVWREVPTGAATALVGAPMLLWLLPRLRNGTTAPVNDAPAAVRQRRLSPLWLTGGGVVLAAVIVAALCLGRDAQGWQWASGNAFSELLPWRWPRLAAALCAGMLLAVAGCLIQRLTGNPMASPEVLGMSSGAAFGVVILMFLWPGNALAWRLPAGSMGAALTLTVMMAAAGRGGFSTQRLLPTGIAVGTALTTLVTLLLASGDPRMGAVLTWITGSTYGVDGKQVIYTGALALAALWLTPLCRRWLQILPLGGATARALGVPVSLARLAILLLAAMLTAGATLIVGPMSFVGLMAPHLARMLGFNRVMSHLVCAAAIGGGLMAAADWAGRMLLFPYQIPAGLLATFIGAPYFIYLLRKQAR; from the coding sequence ATGATATCGACATCCTCCCGTCGTATTACCGTCTTGGCGGTCGGCACGCTGACCTTGCTGGTGCTGGCGATCACGCTGAGCCAGCTGAATCGACAACTGCCGTTTGCCCTCTGGCGACAAGGCATCGCAGATCCCTCGCAGGATGATATCCGGCAGATGCTGTTTCACTACAGTCAACTGCCGCGTCTGGTGTTGTCCCTGCTGATTGGCGCGGGACTGGGACTGGTCGGCGTGCTGTTCCAACAGGTGTTGCGCAATCCGTTGGCGGAACCTGCCACGCTGGGCGTCGCCAGCGGCGCGCAGCTCGGTATCACCGTCGCTACGCTGTGGGCGCTGCCGGGCGGGGCCATGACTTCGCAACTGGCGGCGATGTTCGGCGCGTTGCTGGTGGGGGCGCTGGTGTTCGGCGTCGCCTGGGGACGGCGTTTGTCGCCGGTGACGCTGATCCTCGCGGGTCTGGTGCTGAGTCTATACTGCGGCGCGGTCAATCATCTGCTGGCCTTGCTGCATTTTGACCAACTGACCAACCTGTTTTTGTGGAGCAGCGGCTCGTTGAACCAGCAGGACTGGCGCAACGTGTCGTTTGTACTGCCGCGTCTCATCCTGGGCTTTATCGCCGCCGGGCTGCTGGTTCGGCCGTTGACGCTATTGGGGCTGGACGACGGCGTGGCGCATAATTTGGGACTTGGGCTGGGATTGGCGCGTTTCGGTACGCTGACGCTGGCGATCTTTCTCAGCGCCCAGTGGGTGAATGCCGCCGGGATTATCGGCTTTGTCGGCCTTTTCGCGCCGCTGCTGGCGAAAATTTTAGGCGCGCGCCGTCTGGGCCAGCGGCTGTGGCTGGCGCCGCTTCTGGGGGCGCTGCTGTTGTGCCTCACCGATCGGCTGACGCTCTGGCTGACGGACGTCTGGCGCGAGGTCCCGACGGGGGCCGCAACGGCGCTGGTCGGTGCGCCGATGCTACTGTGGCTGTTGCCGCGCCTGCGCAACGGGACGACGGCGCCGGTCAATGACGCGCCTGCCGCCGTGCGGCAACGGCGTCTTAGCCCGCTCTGGCTGACGGGCGGCGGCGTAGTGTTGGCGGCGGTGATCGTCGCCGCATTGTGTCTGGGACGTGACGCGCAGGGCTGGCAATGGGCCAGCGGCAATGCCTTTTCCGAACTCTTGCCGTGGCGGTGGCCGCGTCTGGCGGCGGCGCTGTGTGCGGGGATGCTGCTGGCGGTCGCAGGATGCTTGATTCAGCGGTTAACGGGCAATCCGATGGCGAGTCCTGAAGTGCTGGGGATGAGTTCAGGCGCAGCGTTTGGCGTCGTCATTTTGATGTTTCTGTGGCCGGGTAACGCGCTGGCGTGGCGTTTGCCCGCAGGCAGCATGGGGGCTGCCCTGACGCTGACCGTGATGATGGCGGCGGCGGGGCGAGGCGGTTTTTCCACGCAGAGACTGTTACCGACCGGGATTGCGGTCGGCACGGCGCTGACCACATTGGTCACGCTGCTGCTGGCGAGCGGCGATCCGCGCATGGGCGCAGTACTGACGTGGATCACTGGCTCCACTTACGGGGTGGATGGCAAGCAGGTCATCTATACAGGCGCGTTGGCGTTAGCGGCGCTGTGGTTGACGCCGCTCTGCCGCCGCTGGTTACAGATCCTGCCGTTGGGCGGCGCTACTGCCAGGGCGCTCGGCGTACCGGTCTCGCTAGCGCGTCTGGCGATTCTGCTGCTGGCGGCGATGCTGACCGCCGGCGCAACCTTGATCGTCGGCCCCATGAGTTTTGTCGGGCTGATGGCGCCGCATCTCGCGCGGATGCTGGGATTCAATCGGGTGATGTCGCACCTTGTCTGTGCGGCGGCGATCGGGGGCGGGTTGATGGCGGCGGCCGACTGGGCGGGCCGGATGTTGCTGTTTCCGTATCAGATCCCGGCGGGGCTGTTGGCGACGTTTATCGGCGCGCCGTACTTTATCTACCTGCTGAGAAAGCAGGCGCGTTAA
- the fhuD gene encoding Fe(3+)-hydroxamate ABC transporter substrate-binding protein FhuD yields MMTSTTGLFSSGLSRRRLLTALLLSPCAYALRGRAAVRDVSRIVALEWQPLELLMALGVTPLGIADKHNYQRWVKSPALPDRVMDVGLRTEPNLELLTQLRPSLLLYADGFGPSPAQMARIAPGMGFSFINGDDGPLESARRSLRMLGDRLNLRPAAEQHLALFSHFLQQARVNLHAYTRRPLLLFTVMDARHVLILGRNSLFQSVMDELGIENAWQGETNVWGSIIVGMERLATLSADAEAMCFDHGNSALMEAVEANPLWQALPFVRHQRWRRVEPVWFYGGTLSAMRFCETLANAREASR; encoded by the coding sequence ATGATGACATCTACCACCGGACTCTTTTCCAGCGGACTTTCTCGCCGCCGCCTGCTGACCGCTTTGCTGCTGTCGCCCTGCGCGTATGCGCTACGGGGCCGGGCTGCGGTCAGAGATGTGTCGCGCATCGTGGCGCTGGAGTGGCAGCCGCTGGAGCTGCTGATGGCGCTGGGCGTCACCCCGTTGGGCATCGCAGATAAACATAACTACCAACGGTGGGTGAAGTCGCCGGCGTTGCCGGACAGAGTGATGGATGTGGGGCTTCGCACCGAACCCAATCTGGAGCTGTTGACCCAACTGCGGCCCTCCCTGCTGCTGTATGCCGACGGCTTTGGTCCTTCGCCTGCGCAGATGGCCCGCATCGCGCCGGGCATGGGCTTTTCGTTCATCAATGGCGACGATGGCCCGCTGGAAAGCGCCCGGCGCTCGCTGCGGATGCTGGGCGATCGCCTGAATCTGCGTCCGGCGGCGGAGCAGCATCTGGCGTTGTTCAGCCATTTTCTTCAGCAGGCGCGGGTCAACCTGCATGCTTATACCCGTCGGCCCTTACTGCTGTTTACCGTGATGGATGCGCGCCATGTTCTGATCCTCGGCCGTAATAGCCTGTTTCAGTCGGTAATGGATGAACTCGGTATCGAAAATGCCTGGCAAGGGGAAACCAATGTCTGGGGCAGTATCATCGTGGGCATGGAACGGCTGGCGACGTTGAGCGCTGATGCCGAAGCGATGTGTTTCGATCACGGCAATAGCGCGTTAATGGAGGCGGTTGAAGCCAATCCGCTGTGGCAAGCGCTGCCGTTCGTGCGTCACCAGCGCTGGCGGCGGGTGGAACCGGTCTGGTTTTACGGCGGCACGCTTTCCGCCATGCGTTTTTGCGAGACGCTGGCTAACGCACGGGAGGCCTCGCGATGA
- the fhuC gene encoding Fe3+-hydroxamate ABC transporter ATP-binding protein FhuC, whose amino-acid sequence MTFSLEGASFSVGNRTLLHPLSVAFPAGKVYGLIGHNGSGKSTLLKMLGRHQPASAGQLSLAGRPLALWGNTLFARRVAYLPQQLPAAEGMTVRELVAVGRYPWHGALGRFGHADREQVEQAIALLGLTPFAQRLVDSLSGGERQRAWLAMTLAQGSRCLLLDEPTSALDIAHQVDVLALIRQLSRERGLTVIAVLHDVNMAARYCDSLLALRQGKLIAQGTPAELMQASVLQEIYGIPMGILTHPADGSPISFVC is encoded by the coding sequence ATGACGTTCTCGCTTGAGGGGGCCAGCTTCAGCGTCGGCAACCGCACGTTATTGCATCCGCTGTCGGTCGCGTTTCCTGCGGGGAAAGTCTACGGACTTATCGGCCATAACGGATCGGGTAAGTCCACCCTGCTCAAGATGCTGGGCCGTCACCAGCCCGCCAGCGCCGGTCAACTCTCGCTGGCGGGCCGGCCGTTGGCGCTTTGGGGCAACACGCTCTTCGCCCGTCGGGTGGCCTATCTGCCACAGCAACTGCCCGCCGCCGAAGGCATGACGGTGCGCGAGCTGGTGGCGGTGGGGCGCTACCCTTGGCACGGCGCGCTCGGGCGTTTCGGTCATGCCGACCGTGAGCAGGTGGAGCAAGCCATTGCGCTGCTCGGTTTGACGCCGTTTGCACAGCGGCTGGTGGATAGCCTGTCCGGCGGCGAACGTCAGCGGGCCTGGCTGGCGATGACGCTGGCGCAGGGCAGCCGCTGTCTGTTGCTGGATGAGCCGACCTCCGCGCTGGACATTGCGCATCAGGTCGACGTGCTGGCGCTGATCCGGCAGCTCAGCCGTGAGCGTGGGCTTACCGTGATTGCGGTTTTGCACGATGTGAATATGGCCGCCCGCTACTGTGACAGTCTGCTGGCGCTGCGTCAGGGAAAACTGATTGCACAGGGAACGCCCGCAGAGCTGATGCAGGCGTCAGTGCTGCAGGAAATTTATGGGATCCCTATGGGGATCCTGACGCATCCGGCGGATGGCTCGCCGATAAGTTTTGTGTGCTGA
- the mrcB gene encoding bifunctional glycosyl transferase/transpeptidase, translating into MSRDDREPIGRKGKAPRKSTRKQAVRRHRDDDDYDYEEYDEDDDDEDDEEMSRKPGKKRRWLGLVLKLMLVFVVVMAVYGIYLDSEIRSRIDGKVWQLPATVYGRMVNLEPGMSYSKQEMVHLLEGMQYREVSRMTRPGEFTVQANSIEMLRRPFDFPDGKEGQIRARLVFNNDRLSQIQNLENQRSFGFFRLDPKLITMLQSPNGEQRLFVPRAGFPDLLVDTLIATEDRHFYEHDGVSLYSIGRAMLANLTAGRAVQGGSTLTQQLVKNMFLTNERSLWRKLNEAYMALIMDARYSKDRILELYLNEVYLGQSGSDQIRGFPLASLYYFGRPVNELSLDQQAMLVGMVKGASLYNPWRNPKVTLERRNLVLRLLQNQQVIDEDLYNMLSARPLGVQPKGGVISPQPAFMQIVRQELQQRLGDKVNDLSGVKIFTTLDPVSQDAAEHAVETGVPALRAARNVGDLEAAMVIVDRFSGEIRAMVGGTDTQYAGFNRALQARRSVGSLAKPATYLTALSDPDRYRLNTVLADAPLSLKQPNGAVWEPKNYDRQFRGQVLLVDALANSLNVPTVNLGMAVGLDQVSATLQRLGIPKEVIQPVPSMLLGAISLTPMEVAQEYQTIASGGNRAPLSAVRSVIAEDNTVLYQSFPQAERAVPAQAAYLTLYGMQQVVERGTSRSLMTKFGRYHLAAKTGTTNDLRDSWFAGVDGKEVAIAWVGRDNNGPAKLTGANGALTLYRRYLENQTPLTLTLTPPEGINTMTVDGNGNVICNGSAGRVLPVWSDNPQSLCQSVPQAVQPQEGQQDGQGVAGWIKEMFGQ; encoded by the coding sequence ATGTCTCGGGACGATCGCGAACCTATCGGACGCAAGGGAAAAGCGCCGCGAAAATCTACACGTAAACAGGCGGTACGGCGTCACAGGGATGATGATGATTACGATTATGAAGAGTATGACGAGGATGATGATGACGAGGACGACGAAGAGATGAGTCGCAAGCCTGGCAAAAAGCGCCGTTGGTTAGGACTGGTGTTGAAGCTGATGCTGGTGTTCGTGGTCGTCATGGCGGTCTACGGCATCTATCTGGACAGCGAAATCCGCAGCCGCATCGACGGCAAGGTCTGGCAACTGCCGGCGACGGTTTACGGCCGTATGGTAAACCTCGAACCCGGCATGTCCTACAGCAAGCAGGAAATGGTGCATTTGCTGGAAGGGATGCAGTACCGTGAAGTTTCCCGCATGACCCGCCCCGGCGAGTTTACCGTTCAGGCCAACAGCATTGAGATGCTGCGCCGCCCGTTCGATTTCCCCGACGGTAAAGAGGGCCAGATCCGCGCCCGACTGGTGTTCAATAACGATCGCCTGTCGCAGATTCAGAATCTGGAAAATCAGCGGAGCTTCGGTTTCTTCAGGCTCGATCCCAAATTGATCACCATGCTGCAGTCGCCGAACGGCGAACAGCGCCTGTTCGTGCCGCGCGCGGGATTCCCCGACCTGCTGGTGGACACGCTGATTGCGACCGAAGACCGCCACTTCTATGAGCACGACGGCGTCAGTCTGTACTCCATCGGCCGCGCCATGCTGGCCAACCTGACTGCGGGACGCGCGGTGCAGGGCGGTAGTACGCTGACGCAGCAGTTGGTGAAAAACATGTTCCTCACCAACGAACGTTCGTTGTGGCGTAAGCTTAATGAAGCCTACATGGCGCTGATTATGGACGCGCGCTACAGCAAAGATCGCATTCTGGAACTGTATCTGAACGAGGTCTATCTCGGTCAGAGCGGCAGCGATCAGATCCGCGGCTTCCCGTTGGCCAGCCTTTACTATTTCGGGCGTCCGGTGAATGAACTGAGCCTCGATCAGCAGGCGATGCTGGTGGGGATGGTCAAAGGGGCGTCATTGTACAACCCATGGCGTAACCCTAAAGTCACGCTGGAGCGCCGCAATCTGGTGCTGCGTCTGCTGCAAAATCAGCAGGTGATCGACGAAGATCTTTACAACATGCTGAGCGCGCGTCCGCTGGGCGTCCAGCCGAAAGGCGGCGTGATCAGTCCGCAGCCTGCGTTTATGCAGATAGTGCGCCAGGAATTGCAGCAGCGGCTTGGCGACAAGGTCAACGACCTGTCCGGCGTGAAGATCTTCACCACGCTTGACCCGGTATCGCAGGATGCCGCCGAGCACGCGGTGGAAACGGGCGTACCCGCGCTGAGAGCCGCGCGCAACGTCGGCGATCTGGAAGCGGCGATGGTGATCGTCGACCGTTTCAGCGGAGAAATCCGTGCGATGGTGGGCGGTACCGATACCCAATACGCCGGTTTCAACCGTGCGCTGCAGGCGCGTCGTTCGGTCGGCTCGCTGGCGAAACCCGCGACCTATCTGACGGCGCTCAGCGATCCCGATCGCTATCGTCTTAATACCGTGCTGGCGGATGCGCCGCTGTCGCTGAAACAGCCGAACGGCGCAGTATGGGAACCGAAGAACTACGATCGCCAGTTTCGCGGGCAGGTGCTGCTGGTGGATGCGCTCGCCAACTCCCTGAACGTCCCGACGGTGAATCTGGGGATGGCGGTAGGACTGGATCAGGTTAGCGCCACGCTGCAACGGTTGGGGATCCCCAAAGAGGTGATCCAGCCTGTGCCGTCCATGCTGCTGGGGGCTATCAGCCTCACGCCGATGGAAGTGGCGCAGGAGTACCAGACCATCGCCAGCGGCGGCAACCGTGCGCCGCTGTCGGCGGTACGCTCCGTGATCGCGGAAGACAATACCGTGCTGTATCAGAGCTTCCCGCAGGCGGAACGCGCCGTGCCGGCTCAGGCGGCTTATCTGACGCTGTACGGTATGCAGCAGGTGGTTGAACGCGGGACGTCACGTTCTCTGATGACGAAATTTGGGCGCTATCACCTGGCGGCGAAAACCGGGACGACCAACGATTTGCGCGACAGTTGGTTCGCCGGGGTGGACGGCAAGGAAGTGGCGATCGCTTGGGTGGGACGCGACAATAACGGTCCGGCCAAGCTGACCGGTGCCAACGGCGCGTTGACGCTCTACCGCCGCTATCTGGAAAACCAGACGCCGCTGACGCTGACGCTGACGCCGCCGGAAGGCATCAACACCATGACGGTCGACGGCAACGGCAACGTGATCTGCAACGGCAGCGCGGGCCGCGTGCTGCCGGTCTGGAGCGATAACCCGCAGTCCCTGTGTCAATCTGTCCCTCAGGCGGTGCAACCGCAGGAAGGACAGCAGGACGGGCAGGGCGTCGCCGGTTGGATCAAAGAGATGTTCGGGCAGTAA